Proteins encoded by one window of Panicum virgatum strain AP13 chromosome 7N, P.virgatum_v5, whole genome shotgun sequence:
- the LOC120682039 gene encoding uncharacterized protein LOC120682039, which translates to MQPPGAVFYFGAINCTLLISAMRVHVDLLQHELKKQAGSIVSPGAKNLIFLAKVLPGARTARVAYKSNTSGGGVFHLACSISFSHIGMHPFDLNLHPFDLNFVGAEEEEEFIPGSNEHIIFEQDDHHLPAHQESVYGFQDLEDDIQDYCVYFEQIDIEFDQEELPVSKEKFHENHPYQRNRIKDLTDRESQDIYEALLEVSNNGKLKKNSTSVIAYRFNVSRRTVQRVWQRAMECRAIGVPVDVRSKKPNNSSRKRMSVELSEVARIPLHKRTTIRSLAEELGIKKSTLHRWFREGELRRHSSSLKPFLKEANKIARLRWCLSMLDQHTLPNDPKFIEMEYIIHSDEKWFNASKKRETYYLLPDEEDPHRTVQNKNSIEKVMLYSGVAKPRFDASGNCTFGGKLGIWPFVRKEPAKRRSGNRPRGTLVTKTMKVGRDTMRSYMITKLLPAIKAKWPKEDANKTIWIQQDNAPSHVPPNDEQFAAAVSESASKFPRYELPRSRLLCISSINDR; encoded by the exons ATGCAGCCGCCGGGAGCTGTATTTTATTTTGGCGCCATCAACTGCACACTTTTAATTAGCGCCATGCGTGTGCATGTGGATCTGTTGCAGCACGAATTGAAAAAACAAGCCGGTTCAATTGTTTCACCCGGTGccaaaaatttaatttttttagccaAAGTTTTACCCGGCGCTAGAACTGCACGCGTGGCCTATAAATCTAATacatccggcggcggcgtgttccATTTGGCTTGTTCCATTTCTTTCAGTCACATCGGCATGCATCCTTTCGACCTGAACTTGCATCCTTTCGACCTGAACTTTGTTGgtgccgaggaagaagaagaatttaTCCCAG GAAGCAATGAGCATATCATTTTTGAACAAGATGACCATCATCTACCAGCACATCAAG AATCTGTTTATGGGTTCCAAGATCTGGAGGATGATATCCAGGACTATTGTGTGTATTTTGAACAAATTGATATAGAATTTGATCAAGAAGAATTGCCAGTCTCAAAGGAAAAATTCCATGAGAACCATCCATATCAGAGAAATAGGATCAAAGATTTAACAGATAGAGAAAGTCAAGACATATACGAAGCTTTGCTTGAGGTAAGCAACAACGGAAAATTAAAAAAGAACAGCACATCTGTGATTGCTTATAGGTTCAACGTCAGTAGGCGTACAGTTCAACGTGTATGGCAAAGGGCCATGGAATGCCGTGCAATTGGAGTGCCAGTTGATGTTAGGTCCAAGAAACCAAATAACTCTAGTAGGAAAAGGATGAGTGTGGAACTGTCAGAGGTTGCTAGAATTCCATTACATAAGAGGACCACTATTAGGTCCTTAGCAGAAGAACTGGGCATTAAGAAAAGCACATTGCATAGATGGTTTAGAGAAGGAGAGCTAAGACGGCACTCTAGCTCGCTCAAACCTTTTTTGAAGGAAGCAAACAAGATTGCGAGGTTGAGGTGGTGTCTCTCTATGTTAGACCAGCATACTTTGCCCAATGATCCAAAATTCATTGAAATGGAATATATTATCCATTCAGATGAGAAGTGGTTCAATGCTTCAAAGAAGAGGGAGACATATTACTTGCTACCTGATGAAGAAGACCCACATAGGACAGTGCAAAACAAGAATTCAATTGAGAAGGTTATGCTTTATTCAGGAGTTGCTAAGCCTAGGTTTGATGCATCTGGTAATTGTACTTTCGGTGGCAAACTCGGCATTTGGCCTTTTGTAAGAAAG GAACCAGCAAAAAGGAGAAGTGGCAATAGACCAAGAGGGACACTTGTGACCAAGACCATGAAGGTGGGTAGAGACACTATGAGATCTTATATGATTACTAAATTACTACCAGCTATTAAAGCTAAATGGCCTAAAGAGGATGCAAATAAGACCATATGGATTCAACAAGATAATGCACCGTCGCATGTACCACCCAATGATGAACAGTTTGCTGCTGCAGTTAGTGAAtcagcctccaaattccccagATATGAACTGCCTAGATCTAGGCTTCTTTGCATCTCTTCAATCAATGACAGATAG